A single genomic interval of Deltaproteobacteria bacterium harbors:
- the gatC gene encoding Asp-tRNA(Asn)/Glu-tRNA(Gln) amidotransferase subunit GatC, with protein sequence MRITEQEVARIARLARLEPTGDQTARYAKQMDTILEYMDVLESLDTQGVEPMYSPLPGGTVFRADEVESRYTRDEILANAPDTDGVHFIVPKTVF encoded by the coding sequence ATGCGCATCACCGAACAGGAAGTGGCCAGAATCGCCCGCCTGGCCCGTCTCGAGCCCACCGGGGACCAGACCGCCCGCTATGCCAAGCAGATGGATACCATCCTCGAATACATGGATGTCCTGGAATCCCTGGACACCCAAGGGGTGGAGCCCATGTACTCGCCCCTGCCGGGAGGCACGGTCTTTCGCGCCGACGAGGTCGAATCGAGATACACCCGGGACGAGATTCTGGCCAACGCCCCGGACACCGACGGGGTCCACTTCATCGTCCCCAAAACCGTCTTCTAG
- the gatA gene encoding Asp-tRNA(Asn)/Glu-tRNA(Gln) amidotransferase subunit GatA, with the protein MLHDLTLTQARKALAGREIGVVELVSACLTRIEATEPRIQAILTLRKEEALKEAKTLDADGPDPTLPLWGIPVTVKDALTTRGLRTTCGSRMLEHFVPAYDAHLVHRLKKAGAIILAKTNMDEFAMGSSTENSAFQTTRNPWNLNRVPGGSSGGSAAGIAAGQAMASIGTDTGGSIRQPAAFCGVVGLKPTYGRVSRFGLVAYGSSLDQAGPIARTAADCAAVLEVIAGHDPQDSTSLDVPVPPYSHLAAEPGGLEGLRIGLPTEYWGPGLDPEVREACQEAVNRAAGLGAEIVELSLPHTPYAIAAYYITAMAEASSNLARFDGVRYGLRSAKARDLMDVYAKTRTDGFGEEVQRRIMLGTYVLSAGYYDAYYRKAAQVRRLIRQDFLKAFESCDLIAGPACPTTAFGIGENLDDPLTMYLTDIFTISLNLSGLPGLSLPVGLGNGSGLPVGLQLFGPDLSEDRLLRTAVRLEAVLPRLPEPSGLA; encoded by the coding sequence ATGCTGCACGACCTGACCCTGACCCAGGCCCGCAAGGCCTTGGCCGGGCGCGAAATCGGCGTTGTCGAACTCGTCTCCGCCTGCCTCACCCGCATTGAGGCCACGGAACCCCGAATCCAGGCCATCCTGACTCTTCGTAAGGAAGAAGCCCTGAAAGAGGCCAAGACCCTGGACGCCGACGGGCCCGACCCAACCCTCCCCCTCTGGGGTATCCCAGTGACCGTCAAGGACGCCTTGACCACCCGGGGGCTGCGGACCACCTGTGGATCCCGGATGCTGGAACACTTCGTCCCGGCCTACGACGCCCATCTCGTCCACCGTCTCAAGAAGGCCGGGGCCATCATTCTGGCCAAGACGAACATGGACGAGTTCGCCATGGGTTCCTCGACGGAAAATTCGGCCTTTCAGACCACCCGAAATCCCTGGAACCTGAACCGGGTTCCCGGAGGGTCTAGCGGCGGATCCGCCGCCGGAATCGCCGCCGGACAGGCCATGGCCTCCATCGGCACCGATACCGGAGGCTCCATCCGGCAGCCGGCAGCCTTCTGCGGGGTCGTGGGCCTGAAGCCCACCTACGGCCGGGTCTCCCGTTTCGGATTGGTGGCCTATGGTTCGTCTCTGGACCAAGCCGGGCCCATTGCCCGGACCGCCGCGGACTGCGCCGCCGTCCTAGAAGTCATCGCCGGGCACGATCCGCAGGATTCGACGTCCCTGGACGTCCCGGTCCCGCCCTACTCCCACCTGGCCGCCGAACCAGGGGGCCTGGAGGGTCTGCGTATCGGCCTGCCCACCGAGTACTGGGGTCCGGGCCTCGATCCCGAAGTCCGCGAAGCCTGCCAAGAGGCTGTGAACCGGGCCGCGGGGCTTGGCGCCGAGATCGTCGAGCTCTCACTGCCACACACCCCCTACGCCATCGCAGCCTATTACATCACGGCCATGGCCGAGGCCAGTTCCAACCTGGCCCGTTTCGACGGCGTGCGCTACGGTCTGCGTTCGGCCAAGGCCCGCGACCTCATGGACGTCTATGCCAAAACCAGGACCGATGGCTTCGGCGAAGAGGTCCAACGCCGGATCATGCTTGGAACCTACGTCCTCTCGGCCGGGTACTACGACGCCTACTACCGCAAGGCCGCCCAGGTCCGCCGCCTCATCCGCCAAGACTTCCTGAAGGCCTTTGAATCCTGCGATCTCATCGCCGGCCCTGCCTGCCCGACAACGGCCTTTGGCATCGGCGAAAACCTGGACGACCCCCTGACCATGTACCTGACCGACATCTTCACCATCTCCCTGAACCTCTCCGGTCTTCCGGGCCTGAGCCTGCCCGTGGGTCTTGGGAATGGGAGCGGTCTGCCCGTGGGACTCCAACTCTTCGGACCGGACCTATCCGAGGATCGGCTCCTCCGGACGGCCGTCAGGCTGGAGGCGGTCCTCCCCCGGCTCCCGGAACCTTCAGGACTGGCCTGA
- the mnmA gene encoding tRNA 2-thiouridine(34) synthase MnmA produces the protein MSGIGVAVSGGADSLAALVHFMDQGKTPVALHALLAPERRPDDDLSSALEVQCRRLEIEFHILDLRSEFEALVIESFARQYREGLTPNPCAACNRDIKLGLLAHRARTLGLDLLATGHYARIENGTLFRGFDRTKDQSYFLALVPAEHLAGARFPLGLTTKSRVRDELSARGLEPCAHRESLEVCFVPGDYRSFLESRGHFLPGPGPIVTVDGRELGRHLGLWRHTLGQRRGLGIAHPKPLYVIDKDVRNNSLIVGTEEELWASALTVGNLNLIVPPAKWPARILVQTRYRQGPTLGSFTLRADARLELKLFEPQHRPTPGQVAAFYDGDRLLGGGLILPAEIP, from the coding sequence ATGTCCGGCATCGGCGTGGCCGTCAGCGGCGGGGCCGACAGTCTTGCCGCCCTGGTTCACTTCATGGATCAGGGCAAGACCCCGGTGGCCCTCCACGCCCTTCTGGCCCCTGAGCGGAGACCGGACGACGACCTGTCCTCGGCCCTCGAGGTTCAATGCCGACGCCTGGAGATCGAATTCCACATCCTTGATCTTCGGTCCGAATTCGAGGCACTGGTCATCGAATCCTTTGCCCGGCAGTATCGGGAGGGCTTGACCCCGAATCCCTGCGCCGCGTGCAACCGGGACATCAAACTCGGGCTGCTGGCACATCGGGCCCGGACCCTGGGACTGGATCTGCTGGCCACCGGCCATTACGCCCGGATTGAAAACGGGACTCTCTTCCGAGGCTTCGACCGAACCAAGGATCAAAGCTATTTTCTAGCCCTGGTTCCGGCCGAACATCTGGCCGGGGCACGATTCCCCCTGGGTCTGACGACCAAGTCCCGGGTTCGGGACGAATTATCGGCCAGAGGACTGGAGCCCTGCGCCCACCGGGAAAGTCTGGAGGTCTGCTTCGTGCCCGGGGACTACCGATCGTTCCTTGAATCCCGGGGTCATTTTCTTCCGGGGCCAGGGCCCATCGTGACCGTCGATGGGCGGGAACTCGGCCGCCACCTGGGCCTCTGGCGCCACACCCTCGGCCAGCGTCGGGGCCTGGGCATCGCCCACCCAAAACCTCTCTACGTCATCGACAAGGATGTCCGAAACAACTCCCTGATCGTCGGAACCGAAGAAGAGCTCTGGGCCTCGGCTCTGACGGTCGGAAACCTCAACCTCATCGTTCCTCCGGCAAAATGGCCGGCCCGGATACTGGTCCAGACCCGCTACAGGCAGGGCCCTACTTTGGGGAGCTTCACTCTTCGGGCCGATGCCCGTCTGGAGCTCAAACTTTTTGAGCCGCAGCACCGACCCACGCCTGGCCAAGTGGCCGCCTTTTACGACGGAGACCGTCTCCTAGGCGGAGGGCTGATCCTGCCCGCCGAAATACCCTAA
- the tsaA gene encoding tRNA (N6-threonylcarbamoyladenosine(37)-N6)-methyltransferase TrmO — protein MQNFIMTPIGTIHTPFTDPEGMPIQPTGAANVEGRIIIRPEFEPGLADLDGFSHIHILYALHRCQGYSLSVVPYMDDTPRGLFATRAPRRPNPIGLSVVRLQSISGNELRIIGIDVLDGTPLLDIKPYVPRFDAPEATATGWLETKSGQDRTRRADSRFHD, from the coding sequence ATGCAAAACTTTATCATGACCCCCATCGGAACCATCCATACTCCCTTCACCGACCCGGAAGGCATGCCAATACAGCCCACCGGAGCCGCCAACGTCGAGGGCCGCATCATCATCCGGCCCGAATTTGAGCCCGGACTGGCTGACCTGGACGGATTCTCCCACATCCACATCCTCTACGCCCTGCATCGCTGCCAGGGCTATTCCCTGTCGGTCGTCCCCTATATGGATGACACCCCCCGCGGCCTCTTTGCCACCCGGGCCCCCAGACGGCCCAACCCCATCGGGCTATCCGTGGTCCGTCTCCAATCCATCTCAGGAAACGAACTGAGAATCATCGGCATCGACGTTCTGGACGGCACACCCCTTTTGGACATCAAGCCCTATGTGCCCAGATTCGACGCCCCCGAGGCCACGGCCACCGGATGGTTGGAGACAAAATCGGGCCAGGACCGGACCCGGCGGGCCGACTCCCGGTTCCACGACTGA